In the Quercus lobata isolate SW786 chromosome 5, ValleyOak3.0 Primary Assembly, whole genome shotgun sequence genome, one interval contains:
- the LOC115989874 gene encoding uncharacterized protein LOC115989874 produces the protein MEILRIYESASGQKINTEKSSIFFSPNTSQERKDEIVSILGPMNDLRHAKYLGLPSIIGRSKKQIFAEIREKVGKKLAGWKGKLLSMGGKEILIKAVAQAIPSYTMSCFLLPMSLCEDLERDLRSFWWGQKQQESKVAWVGWKKMCKPKSLGGLGFRNLHAFNLALLAKQVWRIFTNPSSLAARILKAKYFPYEDILNAGLGSSPSFTWRSIFQSIEVIKNGTRWRVGNGRLIHIWEDKWLPTPSTFKVISPPRDFGDYPMVSSLIDQDTK, from the coding sequence ATggaaatactaagaatctatgAATCGGCTTCGGGGCAAAAGATCAATACCGAGAAATCCTCAATATTTTTCAGCCCAAACACTTCTCAAGAGCGAAAGGATGAAATCGTAAGCATTCTTGGGCCTATGAACGACTTGCGGCACGCAAAGTATCTTGGTCTCCCCTCCATTATTGGTCgctcaaaaaaacaaatctttgCGGAAATAAGAGAAAAGGTGGGAAAGAAGTTGGCTGGCTGGAAAGGTAAGCTTCTCTCAATGGGAGGCAAAGAAATCCTAATCAAAGCGGTTGCGCAAGCCATCCCCTCCTACACTATGAGTTGTTTCCTTCTCCCAATGAGCCTTTGTGAAGACCTTGAAAGGGATTTGAGAAGCTTTTGGTGGGGTCAGAAGCAGCAAGAATCTAAGGTTGCTTGGGTTGGTTGGAAGAAAATGTGCAAACCAAAATCCCTCGGTGGATTGGGTTTCCGTAATTTGCATGCATTCAATTTGGCCTTACTTGCAAAACAGGTCTGGAGGATTTTTACGAACCCAAGCTCCCTGGCTGCCCGAATTTTGAAGGCTAAATATTTCCCATATGAAGACATACTGAATGCTGGTCTAGGCAGCAGCCCCTCGTTCACGTGGCGAAGTATTTTCCAAAGTATTGAAGTCATTAAGAACGGAACTCGTTGGCGAGTTGGAAACGGGCGTCTAATTCACATTTGGGAAGACAAGTGGCTCCCAACCCCTTCCACATTCAAAGTTATTTCCCCTCCGAGAGATTTTGGAGATTACCCCATGGTTTCCTCCCTCATTGACCAAGATACTAAGTAG